A stretch of DNA from Vibrio rhizosphaerae:
CAAATCGGGACATTCGACAATTTTAACCGCTATGCCTCACGTGGCGTTCCAGCTGTTGCCAGTGGCGAGTTGTATGATAGTTTGATGTTCTCTCCCAGCGATGAAATCGATGCTTACTATCCGTTGATTGCAACCAAAATTCGTTATTCGGATGATTATCTCTGGCTTGAAGCGGATTTGAATCCGAAAGCTCGTTTTCATGATGGTCAGCCCATTACAGCCCATGACGTTGCCTTTAGTTTTAACAAGCTAAACACCGAAGGTGTGCCTCAATTCCGCGTCTACTATAAAGATGTCAAATCCGTCAGGGCACTCAATGATCATACCGTCCGGTTTGAAATGTCACAACCGAACCGAGAAAAACTGTTTAGCATTGCTGAAACGCTCCCGGTATTACCCGCTCATTTCTGGAAGGATAAAAACTTTGCTGAACCACTGGCAACGCCACCGGTCGGGAGTAGTGCGTACAAAATCATTGATTATAAGATGGGGCAAAGTATTACTTACGGGCTGGTAGATGATTATTGGGCGCGTGACTTACCGGTCAATGTCGGACGGAACAACTTCAAGGTGGTTCAGTACGACTATTACCGGGATGATACGGTTATGCTGGAGGCCTTCAAATCCGGGGAATTTGATTTTCGTCAGGAAACCAATGCCAAGCAGTGGGTGACCGCGTATACCGGGGTGAATTTCGATAATGGTCATATTATTAAAGAAGAAATTCCCCATCAGAAACCGGCACCGGCAAAAGGGTTTGTCTTCAATACCACGCGGCCGGTGTTTCAGGATCGCCGTGTGAGGGAAGCGTTGACCTACGCACTGGATTTCCAGTGGATGAATCAACACATGTTCTATAATCAGTATACGCGGACGAGAAGTTACTTTCAGAATACTGAGTTTGAAGCCAAAGGACTGCCGTCTGAGGCGGAGCTGAAGATTCTGAACCCGTTGAAAGCCGAGATCCCGCCCCGGGTATTTACTCAAGCCTACCAACCGCCGGTGACGGACGGTTCCGGCCAAATTCGAAAGCAAATGCGTCAGGCATTCAAACTGCTCAAAGTGGCAGGATGGCAGGTTAAAGACGGTGTCATGACCAATATCAAGACGGGCCAGCCATTTACGTTTGAATTATTAATTTTTAATCCGACCGATGAGCGTATTGCTATTCCTTTGCAGAAAAATTTAAAGCGGATGGGGATTACCATGAACATCCGTACTGTGGATACCACACAATATACAAAACGACTTCGTGACAGAGACTTCGACATGATTTCAAGAGGGTATAGTGCAAACGCTTATCCTTCATCAGATCTGATGATTGTCTGGAATTCCGGCTTTATCGACTCAACATACAATCAGGCGGGGGTCTCTGATCCGGCCGTTGATCAGCTCACCGAAGCGATTGCCGCCAGTCAGCATGACGCCCAAAAACTGGTTGCGTTAGGCCGGGCATTGGATCGGGTGTTGCAGTGGAATTTTTACATGATTCCGCAATGGTATGTCAGTACCTATCATGTTGCGATGTGGGATAAGTTTGAACGTCCGAAAGTGATGCCGAAATACTCGCTCGGCGTAGATAGCTGGTGGATTTCAGCCGCAAAAGAGCAAGCATTGGCAAGTGGCCAAAGCCATTAGAGGGA
This window harbors:
- a CDS encoding extracellular solute-binding protein, translating into MIFSMASFGKVIETTRLVGYGEAKYPENFQHFDYVNPNAPKYGKITYGQIGTFDNFNRYASRGVPAVASGELYDSLMFSPSDEIDAYYPLIATKIRYSDDYLWLEADLNPKARFHDGQPITAHDVAFSFNKLNTEGVPQFRVYYKDVKSVRALNDHTVRFEMSQPNREKLFSIAETLPVLPAHFWKDKNFAEPLATPPVGSSAYKIIDYKMGQSITYGLVDDYWARDLPVNVGRNNFKVVQYDYYRDDTVMLEAFKSGEFDFRQETNAKQWVTAYTGVNFDNGHIIKEEIPHQKPAPAKGFVFNTTRPVFQDRRVREALTYALDFQWMNQHMFYNQYTRTRSYFQNTEFEAKGLPSEAELKILNPLKAEIPPRVFTQAYQPPVTDGSGQIRKQMRQAFKLLKVAGWQVKDGVMTNIKTGQPFTFELLIFNPTDERIAIPLQKNLKRMGITMNIRTVDTTQYTKRLRDRDFDMISRGYSANAYPSSDLMIVWNSGFIDSTYNQAGVSDPAVDQLTEAIAASQHDAQKLVALGRALDRVLQWNFYMIPQWYVSTYHVAMWDKFERPKVMPKYSLGVDSWWISAAKEQALASGQSH